The Polymorphobacter megasporae genome window below encodes:
- a CDS encoding heme lyase CcmF/NrfE family subunit gives MAGEIGHFALILALMLALTQSVVPLIGASRNDPALMAVGRASATLQALFVLTSFAALAFAFVRTDFSLQVVAEHTHSTQPLIYRFAGTWGNHEGSMLLWVLILSIFGAAIALFGDNLRTTFQARVLAVQGMIGTAFIVFLLFTSNPFARLSPAPLDGAELNPLLQDPGLVIHPPLLYLGYVGFSVAFAFAVAALIEGRVDAAWARWVRPWVLAAWTCLTCGIALGSFWAYYELGWGGWWFWDPVENASLMPWLMGTALLHSALVLERRGALVSWTILLGILTFSLSLIGTFLVRSGILTSVHSFAVDPRRGIFILAIIVGSTGAALALFAWRAPAMKSGALFSTVSREAGLTLNNLFLMAATAVVFLGTFYPVIMEAVSTDKISVGPPYYALTFVPIMAPLLVLVVFGPMLTWKRDALADVVRRLRGPLLATVIAFVVAVAIFGRTNVLAAFGMALAVWLVIGACAVLVRRWRLGGGFVRSVRTTPTSTYGLVLAHAGLGILVAGISAMTAWQSSKILVMHPGQTVTIGREAVTLVSIREATGPNYETLIASFDFARNGVTRPITSERRFYPVSRSQTTEAGIEGRILGNTYVAVGEPDKTGGIVVRLYDHPLVGWIWSGAVLMALGGCASLADRRFRLGAARASAGYVGRLVAA, from the coding sequence ATGGCAGGCGAGATCGGACATTTCGCGCTGATCCTTGCGCTGATGCTGGCACTGACCCAATCGGTCGTGCCGCTGATCGGCGCATCGCGGAACGACCCGGCGCTGATGGCGGTCGGACGCGCGTCCGCCACGCTGCAGGCGTTGTTCGTGCTGACGTCGTTCGCCGCGCTCGCCTTTGCCTTCGTCCGTACCGATTTCTCGCTGCAAGTCGTCGCCGAACATACCCATTCGACCCAGCCGCTGATCTACCGCTTCGCGGGCACGTGGGGCAATCACGAGGGGTCGATGCTGCTGTGGGTGCTGATCCTGAGCATCTTCGGCGCAGCGATCGCATTGTTCGGCGACAATCTACGGACGACCTTCCAGGCGCGCGTTCTCGCGGTCCAGGGGATGATCGGGACCGCGTTCATCGTCTTCCTGCTGTTCACGTCGAACCCGTTTGCGCGCCTGTCGCCTGCGCCGCTCGACGGGGCCGAGCTCAATCCGCTGCTGCAAGATCCGGGCCTCGTTATCCATCCGCCGCTGCTTTACCTCGGCTATGTCGGCTTCTCGGTTGCTTTTGCCTTCGCCGTCGCCGCGCTGATCGAAGGCCGCGTCGACGCCGCATGGGCGCGCTGGGTAAGGCCGTGGGTCCTCGCGGCGTGGACCTGCCTGACATGCGGCATCGCGCTCGGCAGCTTCTGGGCATATTATGAGCTCGGCTGGGGCGGCTGGTGGTTCTGGGATCCGGTCGAGAACGCGTCGCTGATGCCGTGGCTGATGGGCACCGCTTTGCTCCATTCGGCGCTCGTCCTCGAACGCCGCGGGGCGCTGGTCAGCTGGACGATCCTGCTCGGCATCCTGACGTTCTCGCTGTCGCTGATCGGTACCTTCCTCGTCCGCTCGGGAATCCTGACGTCGGTCCATTCGTTCGCGGTCGACCCGCGCCGCGGCATCTTCATCCTCGCGATCATCGTCGGCTCGACCGGCGCGGCGCTCGCGCTGTTCGCGTGGCGCGCTCCCGCGATGAAGTCAGGCGCGCTGTTCAGCACCGTCAGTCGCGAGGCCGGACTGACGCTCAATAACCTGTTCCTGATGGCAGCGACCGCGGTCGTCTTCCTCGGCACCTTTTACCCTGTCATCATGGAGGCGGTGTCGACCGACAAGATCTCGGTCGGCCCGCCGTATTACGCGCTGACCTTCGTGCCCATCATGGCGCCGCTGCTTGTCCTCGTCGTCTTCGGCCCGATGCTGACATGGAAGCGTGACGCACTTGCTGACGTCGTTCGGCGACTACGCGGGCCGCTACTCGCGACGGTAATCGCATTTGTCGTCGCGGTGGCGATATTCGGGCGCACCAATGTGCTCGCGGCGTTCGGCATGGCCCTCGCAGTGTGGCTGGTGATCGGGGCGTGTGCGGTACTGGTGCGCCGCTGGCGGCTAGGTGGTGGCTTCGTCCGGTCGGTGCGGACGACGCCGACCTCGACCTACGGCCTCGTCCTCGCGCATGCTGGCCTCGGCATTCTTGTTGCTGGGATTTCGGCGATGACGGCGTGGCAGTCGTCGAAGATCCTCGTCATGCACCCCGGTCAGACGGTGACGATCGGGCGCGAGGCGGTGACGCTCGTGTCGATCCGCGAGGCGACCGGGCCGAACTATGAAACGCTGATCGCCAGCTTCGATTTCGCCCGCAATGGGGTCACCCGCCCGATTACGTCGGAGCGGCGGTTCTACCCGGTCAGCCGATCGCAGACGACCGAAGCGGGGATTGAGGGGCGTATCCTCGGCAACACCTATGTCGCGGTCGGCGAGCCCGACAAGACTGGCGGGATCGTCGTCCGCCTGTACGATCACCCGCTCGTCGGCTGGATCTGGAGCGGCGCGGTGTTGATGGCGCTTGGCGGCTGCGCCTCGCTCGCCGACCGGCGCTTCCGCCTCGGTGCGGCACGCGCGTCGGCGGGGTACGTTGGACGGCTGGTGGCGGCATGA
- a CDS encoding DsbE family thiol:disulfide interchange protein, whose protein sequence is MKRLLFALPVALFVGLIAFFGYGLTQDPSHIPSILIDKPLPKFDLPGLDATSPGFGTAVFGSPVARGEPKLLNVFASWCAACPQEHPMLGRIAAEGVPLFGLDWKDQPDAAKAWLAQLGNPYARIASDPGARTGIDLGVTGVPETFVVDGRGRVRYKQIGPITVDDWEKTLKPMLVRLRNEA, encoded by the coding sequence ATGAAGCGGCTGTTGTTCGCGCTGCCGGTTGCGCTGTTCGTCGGGCTGATCGCCTTCTTCGGTTACGGTCTGACGCAGGACCCGTCGCATATCCCGTCGATCTTGATCGACAAGCCGTTGCCCAAGTTCGACCTGCCCGGCCTCGACGCGACCTCGCCGGGGTTCGGCACTGCGGTTTTCGGATCGCCGGTTGCGCGGGGCGAGCCGAAATTGCTCAACGTTTTCGCGTCGTGGTGCGCAGCGTGCCCGCAGGAGCATCCGATGCTTGGTCGGATCGCTGCGGAGGGGGTGCCGCTGTTCGGCCTCGACTGGAAGGACCAGCCTGACGCAGCGAAGGCGTGGCTCGCCCAGCTCGGCAATCCCTATGCCCGCATCGCCAGCGATCCGGGCGCGCGGACGGGAATCGACCTCGGCGTGACTGGCGTCCCCGAGACCTTCGTGGTCGATGGCCGCGGGCGCGTGCGCTACAAGCAGATCGGACCGATCACCGTCGACGACTGGGAAAAAACGCTCAAACCAATGCTTGTCCGGCTGCGAAACGAGGCATGA
- a CDS encoding cytochrome c-type biogenesis protein yields MRIAAALVALLIAAPSLAVTPSEQLKDPVLEARARAISAGIRCVVCQNQSIDDSDAPLAHDLRVIVRERLVAGATDAQAVQYLVDRYGSYVLLKPPLEPATIALWFAPLAFVVIGGAGVVYYVRRRSPAATVAPLSAADAAAADALLRQDRI; encoded by the coding sequence ATGAGGATTGCCGCCGCGCTGGTCGCGCTGCTGATCGCCGCACCAAGCCTCGCCGTAACGCCGTCAGAGCAGCTTAAGGACCCCGTTCTCGAGGCGCGGGCGCGGGCGATCAGCGCTGGCATCCGTTGTGTCGTTTGCCAGAACCAGTCGATCGACGACAGCGACGCGCCGCTCGCGCACGACCTTCGCGTCATCGTCCGCGAACGCCTTGTGGCGGGTGCGACCGACGCGCAGGCGGTGCAATATCTCGTCGACCGCTACGGCAGCTATGTCCTGCTTAAGCCGCCGCTCGAACCCGCGACAATCGCTCTGTGGTTCGCGCCGCTCGCGTTCGTCGTGATCGGCGGCGCGGGCGTCGTGTATTACGTCCGCCGCCGCTCGCCGGCCGCGACGGTCGCTCCGCTCAGCGCCGCCGATGCTGCGGCCGCCGACGCCCTTCTACGCCAAGATCGGATCTAG
- the ccmI gene encoding c-type cytochrome biogenesis protein CcmI — protein MTLVLWVIFSAMVALAAAGLAIPLVRRYDAQARETDAVTAVLRDQLDEVGTQAASGQVAAGEADALRIEIKRRLLVEHRAQALPVRIMANPAAARAAAGLAVVVALGATALYAVIGRPDLTAPAPPRVIAGEIAQIDAPQAGATPAPAAAPDIVPMIAQLEARMAKTPTDPEGWRMLGWAYFQTQRFADAATAYGKALKLKPRGAGYASAYGEALVNAANGVVTPAAAAAFTDARTLDGSDARARYFLALARDQGGDHKGAIDDWVRLLNEAPPGAPWAPELRRFVETAASDAKIDLTGRLKGTAPIVAGAANARGPGAGDVATVGALPPAAQQAFIRAMVDNLAAKLKANPKDADGWIRLIRAYTVMGDKAAAKTALRDGSAALVDQPAMRATLTDAATGMGVS, from the coding sequence ATGACGCTCGTCCTGTGGGTGATTTTTTCCGCCATGGTCGCGCTTGCCGCTGCCGGCCTCGCGATCCCGCTGGTCCGGCGCTACGACGCTCAGGCGCGCGAAACCGACGCCGTCACCGCGGTGCTGCGCGACCAGCTCGACGAGGTCGGCACACAGGCGGCCTCGGGGCAGGTCGCGGCGGGTGAAGCCGACGCGCTGCGGATTGAGATCAAGCGCCGCCTGCTCGTCGAGCACCGCGCGCAGGCTCTCCCGGTGCGGATCATGGCGAACCCTGCAGCGGCACGCGCGGCAGCCGGGCTCGCGGTCGTCGTCGCGCTCGGCGCAACGGCGCTCTATGCGGTGATCGGCCGCCCCGATCTGACCGCTCCAGCCCCACCGCGCGTCATCGCCGGCGAGATCGCGCAGATCGACGCGCCCCAGGCTGGAGCCACTCCAGCGCCCGCGGCGGCACCCGATATCGTTCCGATGATCGCGCAGCTCGAGGCGCGGATGGCGAAGACCCCAACCGATCCCGAGGGTTGGCGGATGCTCGGCTGGGCGTACTTCCAGACCCAGCGCTTCGCCGATGCTGCGACGGCGTACGGGAAGGCGCTCAAGCTCAAGCCGCGCGGCGCCGGATACGCGTCGGCGTACGGCGAGGCTCTGGTCAACGCGGCGAACGGCGTCGTCACCCCGGCGGCGGCGGCGGCGTTCACCGATGCCCGCACACTCGATGGTAGCGACGCCCGCGCGCGCTATTTTCTCGCGCTCGCGCGCGATCAGGGTGGTGACCACAAGGGCGCGATCGACGACTGGGTCCGGCTGCTCAACGAGGCGCCGCCCGGCGCGCCATGGGCTCCCGAACTCCGACGCTTCGTCGAAACCGCGGCGAGCGATGCGAAGATCGACCTAACTGGCCGCTTGAAGGGAACAGCGCCCATCGTCGCCGGGGCCGCGAATGCGCGCGGTCCGGGCGCGGGCGATGTCGCGACCGTCGGCGCTCTTCCGCCTGCCGCGCAACAAGCTTTCATCCGCGCCATGGTCGACAACCTTGCGGCGAAGCTCAAGGCCAACCCCAAGGATGCCGACGGCTGGATCCGGTTGATCCGGGCGTATACCGTCATGGGCGACAAGGCAGCGGCGAAAACCGCCCTCCGTGACGGATCGGCGGCGCTCGTCGATCAGCCCGCGATGCGGGCGACGCTGACCGACGCCGCTACGGGAATGGGCGTGTCCTGA
- a CDS encoding O-antigen ligase family protein → MANTTPTFLASYSNRSVDASRGRRALVLLAKTLLAAGYAVAIVILPPQMLFILALPIVVMLLATLWMLPDRRTFPLAALESVFPVYFVLSIIWPIYIAVSLPGLPWLTPTRMALLVQTALLAYSLATSSDLRQYISRVVRSSTWFWVSFLVWEVMQIVTLPMSRTLVMSAKMFVDNQFALAGILFLGCLLFSRKGWASWVSKTLVILALLTAVDGFIELHLGYPPWAHYIPSFMRVDEGIMSVVLGAQARTADGLYRVHGQFPLSLVMAEYLALVIPFVVHSIVTSPGIVRRTLLVLALIFIMAAILITQSRLGLVGAMVTFAAYPLMWAYRIWRGGNSGMLGPALLFGAPAAVVLLLGIVLSSHSLTTRILGGGAQSASNEGRRIQREMAVPRVLHNPIGYGLGNAGNVLGFTNPGGYMTIDSGVLTIVLDLGITGLVAFFGLLFAAINQGVGVFLRTTDRELALAGPAAISILVFIVVRLVLSEENSFSLAFLLLGMILGLAARERAGRGEPATGHLAADPPQDTPIPVAASVSVARIAG, encoded by the coding sequence GTGGCTAATACAACCCCCACCTTCCTCGCGTCTTATTCGAATCGTTCGGTCGACGCGAGCCGCGGACGTCGCGCGCTGGTCCTGTTGGCCAAAACTCTGCTCGCGGCTGGCTATGCAGTCGCAATCGTCATTCTGCCGCCGCAGATGCTCTTCATACTGGCACTGCCGATCGTGGTGATGCTGCTGGCTACTTTGTGGATGTTGCCCGACCGCAGGACGTTCCCGTTGGCGGCGCTCGAGAGCGTGTTCCCGGTCTACTTCGTGCTCAGCATCATCTGGCCAATTTATATTGCCGTCTCGCTACCCGGGTTGCCGTGGCTGACGCCGACACGAATGGCGCTGTTGGTCCAGACCGCCCTGCTGGCATATAGTTTGGCGACATCGAGTGACCTCCGCCAATATATCAGTCGTGTGGTCCGGTCATCGACGTGGTTCTGGGTAAGCTTCCTGGTTTGGGAGGTGATGCAGATCGTCACGTTACCGATGTCGCGTACTCTCGTGATGTCGGCGAAGATGTTCGTCGATAATCAGTTCGCGCTTGCTGGCATCCTGTTCCTGGGATGCCTGTTGTTCAGCCGCAAGGGCTGGGCCAGCTGGGTGTCGAAGACGCTGGTCATCCTCGCCTTGCTCACTGCGGTCGACGGCTTCATCGAGTTGCACCTCGGCTATCCACCTTGGGCGCATTATATCCCGAGCTTCATGCGCGTTGACGAGGGGATCATGAGCGTTGTGCTCGGTGCCCAGGCGCGAACCGCAGACGGCCTTTATCGTGTGCACGGGCAGTTCCCGCTAAGCCTGGTGATGGCGGAATATCTGGCGCTGGTGATCCCGTTCGTCGTTCATTCGATCGTGACCAGCCCGGGCATCGTGCGCCGGACGCTGCTGGTATTGGCATTGATTTTCATCATGGCCGCTATCCTGATCACCCAGTCACGGCTGGGTCTCGTCGGCGCGATGGTCACCTTCGCCGCTTACCCGCTGATGTGGGCGTACCGGATTTGGCGGGGGGGGAACAGCGGCATGCTTGGGCCCGCGCTGCTCTTCGGCGCACCGGCCGCAGTCGTCCTGCTGCTCGGCATCGTGCTGAGCAGCCACTCGCTGACGACCCGCATTCTCGGGGGCGGTGCCCAATCGGCGAGCAACGAGGGGCGTCGGATCCAGCGCGAGATGGCGGTGCCGCGGGTGCTGCACAACCCGATCGGCTATGGATTGGGCAACGCCGGCAACGTCCTCGGCTTCACCAATCCCGGCGGCTACATGACGATCGACAGCGGCGTGCTTACGATCGTCCTCGATCTCGGCATCACCGGCCTTGTTGCATTTTTCGGGCTGCTGTTCGCTGCGATCAATCAGGGCGTTGGGGTCTTCCTGCGGACGACCGATCGCGAACTCGCCCTTGCCGGCCCCGCAGCAATCTCAATTCTCGTTTTTATCGTTGTTCGGCTCGTGCTGTCGGAAGAAAACAGCTTCTCGCTCGCATTCCTCCTGCTCGGCATGATCCTCGGTCTGGCAGCCCGCGAGCGCGCCGGACGCGGCGAGCCCGCGACCGGGCATCTCGCCGCCGACCCGCCTCAGGACACGCCCATTCCCGTAGCGGCGTCGGTCAGCGTCGCCCGCATCGCGGGCTGA
- a CDS encoding MBOAT family O-acyltransferase gives MADAWPGRRPRPARLLQIRQFRRRERCSGDGVGFHLHHIILPLAISFFTFQKIAYLVDSSRGVVKGTGPVEFGLFASFFPQLLAGPIVHYSEIIPQLRTSQFTRLLTRNLVIGLVIFAIGLAKKTIIADSLASYANPLFTDVQSQPWDFTRGWTAAITYMLQLYTDFSGYSDMAIGLGRMFGVKLPLNFHSPLRAASIIDYWRRWHMTLQRFLLAYVYQPIALPMNRWALARGLTGWSAFIACVAVPTLFTFLLSGLWHGAGWTFIMFGLMHAIYVLVNEIWRERRKQANRTRRKAKLPPVVVGRWDMIFYHTLTLFALGFTNVMFRAASLGDAWTISRAMLGLDGWGTGLAESALPPVLAVMLVAAIVIVAVFPNTQQIMAAYRPAVNFGQWRDVNHPPLMWRWRPNTAGIVFAGVVLFAGIMFIQRGAAVFLYFNF, from the coding sequence GTGGCTGACGCTTGGCCTGGTCGTCGACCTCGGCCTGCTCGGCTATTACAAATACGCCAATTTCGTCGTCGAGAACGCTGCAGCGGTGACGGGGTCGGATTTCACCTCCACCACATCATCCTGCCGCTGGCGATTTCGTTCTTCACCTTCCAGAAGATTGCCTACCTCGTCGATTCATCGCGCGGCGTCGTCAAGGGGACCGGCCCGGTCGAATTCGGCCTGTTCGCCTCGTTCTTCCCGCAGCTTCTCGCCGGGCCGATCGTCCATTATTCGGAGATCATTCCGCAGCTGAGGACGTCCCAGTTCACCCGGCTGCTGACGCGCAATCTCGTCATCGGCCTCGTCATCTTCGCAATCGGACTGGCGAAGAAAACTATCATTGCCGACAGCCTCGCCAGTTACGCCAACCCGCTGTTCACCGACGTCCAGTCTCAGCCGTGGGACTTTACCCGCGGCTGGACCGCCGCGATCACCTACATGCTGCAGCTATACACCGATTTTTCGGGCTATTCCGACATGGCGATCGGGCTGGGCCGGATGTTCGGAGTCAAGCTGCCGCTCAATTTCCATTCGCCGCTGCGCGCGGCGAGCATCATCGATTATTGGCGTCGCTGGCACATGACGCTGCAGCGTTTCCTGCTCGCCTACGTCTACCAGCCGATCGCGCTGCCGATGAACCGCTGGGCGCTAGCCCGCGGCCTGACGGGTTGGAGCGCGTTCATCGCCTGCGTCGCTGTGCCGACACTGTTCACCTTCCTGCTGTCGGGATTGTGGCACGGCGCGGGGTGGACGTTCATCATGTTCGGCCTGATGCACGCGATCTACGTTCTCGTGAACGAGATCTGGCGCGAGCGGCGCAAGCAGGCCAACCGCACGCGGCGCAAGGCGAAGCTGCCGCCGGTTGTCGTCGGTCGCTGGGACATGATCTTCTATCATACGCTGACGCTGTTCGCGCTTGGCTTTACCAACGTCATGTTCCGCGCCGCGTCGCTCGGCGACGCCTGGACGATTTCCCGGGCAATGCTCGGGCTTGACGGCTGGGGTACCGGCCTGGCCGAGTCCGCACTGCCGCCGGTACTCGCGGTGATGCTCGTCGCAGCGATCGTCATCGTCGCCGTCTTCCCCAACACCCAGCAGATCATGGCGGCGTACCGCCCGGCGGTGAACTTCGGGCAGTGGCGCGACGTCAATCATCCGCCGCTGATGTGGCGCTGGCGGCCGAACACCGCCGGGATCGTGTTCGCCGGGGTCGTGCTGTTCGCCGGCATCATGTTCATCCAGCGCGGAGCCGCCGTGTTCCTGTATTTCAACTTCTAA
- a CDS encoding HAD-IIIC family phosphatase, which yields MLADLDWLEPATDFRVRLKAVRAAIAEGTGDEEQLYALALGRLDLNQLGQLAGAVASYVATDAAPGPLARVRLGVIGSGTLGLIEPAIAASALRHRVIATVVGGDYGSAMQDAIDPQSALRTAGLDLALIALDYRTLGLDRAQPNPGAAVDAAAAMVGAMVDGLAASAAGGVMVATIVPPVEPLFGSFDAVEPGSVAAQVAALNARLADWARDKRIVLVDIARVAAWVGLDRWHDAGQWHSAKLPFDPDLIPLYADVVARTIAAVRGTTRKCLVLDLDNTLWGGIIGDDGVDGIALGQGSAKGEAFLAIQQMALGLRQRGIILAVCSKNDDDVARIPFRDHPDMPLKEAHIASFVANWGDKATNLRAIASALNIGLDSLVFLDDNPVERAQVRRERPLVAVPEVPADPALYPRILLGAGYFEAVAFAQEDRDRADQYRANAERAAFAGTSDMVGYLASLDMVADIRPFDAVNRARIAQLINKSNQFNLTTRRYTEAQVAALEADPAKLTMQVRLTDRFGDNGMISVIVVDRATWEIDTWLMSCRVLGRRMEEAVLAHIAAAARDGGASALTGRYLPSVKNKMVAGHFGKLGFAKVSGEDGKETVWRLDLADYAAPELPMRIVDGS from the coding sequence ATGCTCGCCGATCTCGACTGGCTCGAACCCGCGACAGACTTTCGTGTCCGCCTGAAAGCGGTCCGTGCGGCGATCGCCGAGGGCACAGGCGACGAGGAGCAACTCTACGCGCTCGCGCTCGGCCGCCTCGATCTCAACCAGCTCGGCCAGCTCGCAGGCGCTGTCGCGTCATACGTTGCGACTGATGCGGCCCCGGGTCCATTGGCGCGCGTCCGGCTCGGGGTGATCGGCTCAGGAACCCTCGGACTCATCGAACCCGCGATTGCTGCGAGTGCGCTACGGCACCGGGTCATCGCCACGGTGGTCGGCGGCGATTATGGCAGCGCGATGCAGGACGCGATCGATCCGCAAAGCGCGCTGCGGACCGCCGGTCTCGACCTCGCGCTGATCGCGCTCGACTACCGGACGCTTGGGCTCGACCGGGCGCAGCCAAACCCCGGCGCGGCGGTCGATGCGGCGGCGGCGATGGTCGGCGCAATGGTCGACGGCCTTGCCGCATCGGCGGCGGGCGGGGTCATGGTCGCGACGATCGTGCCGCCGGTCGAGCCGCTGTTCGGCAGCTTCGATGCCGTCGAGCCCGGGTCGGTCGCGGCACAGGTTGCCGCGCTCAATGCCCGGCTGGCGGACTGGGCGCGCGACAAGCGAATCGTCCTGGTCGACATCGCCCGCGTGGCGGCGTGGGTCGGGCTCGACCGCTGGCACGACGCTGGGCAGTGGCATTCGGCGAAGCTACCGTTCGACCCCGACCTGATCCCGCTTTACGCCGATGTCGTCGCACGGACGATCGCGGCGGTCCGCGGCACGACGCGCAAGTGCCTCGTCCTCGATCTCGACAATACGCTGTGGGGAGGCATCATCGGCGACGACGGCGTCGACGGCATCGCGCTCGGCCAGGGATCGGCGAAGGGCGAGGCGTTCCTTGCGATCCAGCAGATGGCGCTCGGCCTGCGCCAGCGCGGAATCATCCTCGCCGTATGCTCGAAGAACGACGACGATGTCGCGCGCATCCCGTTTCGCGACCACCCCGACATGCCGCTCAAGGAGGCGCATATTGCCTCGTTCGTCGCCAACTGGGGTGACAAGGCAACCAACCTCCGCGCGATCGCGTCGGCGCTCAACATCGGCCTCGATAGCCTCGTTTTTCTCGACGACAACCCGGTCGAACGCGCACAGGTCCGCCGCGAGCGGCCGCTGGTCGCGGTCCCCGAGGTCCCCGCCGACCCGGCGCTTTACCCGCGGATCCTGCTCGGTGCCGGCTATTTCGAGGCGGTTGCCTTCGCACAGGAGGATCGCGACCGCGCCGACCAGTATCGCGCCAACGCCGAGCGCGCAGCCTTCGCAGGGACCAGCGACATGGTGGGGTATCTGGCGTCGCTCGATATGGTCGCCGACATCCGCCCGTTCGACGCGGTCAACCGCGCCCGGATCGCGCAGCTCATCAACAAGTCGAACCAGTTCAACCTGACGACCCGGCGCTATACCGAGGCGCAGGTCGCCGCGCTCGAAGCCGATCCCGCCAAGCTGACGATGCAGGTCCGCCTGACCGACCGCTTCGGCGACAACGGCATGATCTCGGTCATCGTCGTCGACCGCGCGACGTGGGAGATCGATACCTGGCTGATGAGCTGCCGCGTCCTCGGGCGGCGGATGGAAGAGGCGGTGCTCGCCCACATCGCCGCCGCCGCGCGCGATGGAGGAGCGTCGGCACTCACCGGGCGCTACCTCCCGTCGGTCAAGAACAAGATGGTCGCCGGTCACTTTGGCAAACTCGGCTTCGCCAAGGTGAGCGGCGAAGACGGCAAGGAGACGGTGTGGCGGCTCGACCTCGCCGATTACGCCGCCCCCGAACTGCCGATGCGTATCGTCGATGGGTCGTAG
- a CDS encoding acyl carrier protein: MTVEEIVAKIADVMVDVFDVDELDVTEATSADDVDEWDSLSHIRFIITLERLFKIKFLNEEIADLKNVGDLARVIQAKLPA, translated from the coding sequence ATGACCGTCGAGGAAATAGTCGCAAAGATCGCCGATGTGATGGTCGACGTTTTCGACGTCGATGAACTTGATGTTACCGAAGCAACATCGGCTGATGATGTCGACGAGTGGGATAGCCTAAGTCATATTCGCTTCATCATTACACTGGAACGGTTGTTTAAGATTAAGTTCCTCAACGAGGAAATCGCCGACCTCAAGAATGTCGGGGATCTCGCCCGGGTCATCCAGGCAAAACTGCCCGCCTGA
- a CDS encoding polysaccharide pyruvyl transferase family protein, producing MTARQISIGLLWHSDRSGNLGVGALTVGNIAIVRKVAAELDIVPNFVIMGFNDNNRPYIEEADIRFAPLGLSSAARFAGQVGSMDCILDIGGGDSFTDIYPFKRYAWIIASKLIAIGRRVPLVFAPQTIGPFLGETAAKRSLNQLARWSMRRARAVVVRDMRSAETVRALVPGVDPVYAVDVAFALTWTAPLPSVGAPRIGINVSGLLWHGGHTGKGEFKLGYDYRALMTGLIETLVARGDVTVELICHVNGEPGSNEDDGAVADALAAQYPSLIRVPDFASPSAAKSHIAGLDALVAARMHACIAAFSSGVPVVPVSYSRKFEGLFGSLGYDRLVPFTGMGTDAALAFILAALDQRAILATEITAGLTRVEARLDAYRDVLRTLFRSLGKG from the coding sequence ATGACGGCGCGTCAAATCTCGATCGGTCTGCTCTGGCACTCCGACCGCTCGGGCAACCTCGGCGTCGGCGCGCTGACCGTCGGCAACATCGCGATCGTCCGCAAGGTCGCCGCCGAACTCGATATCGTCCCCAATTTCGTGATCATGGGGTTCAACGACAATAATCGCCCGTACATCGAGGAGGCCGACATTCGATTCGCGCCGCTCGGCCTGTCTAGCGCCGCGAGGTTTGCCGGACAGGTCGGGAGCATGGATTGCATCCTCGACATCGGCGGCGGCGATAGCTTCACCGATATCTACCCGTTCAAGCGGTATGCCTGGATCATCGCGTCCAAGTTGATTGCGATCGGCCGGCGGGTACCGCTGGTCTTTGCGCCACAGACGATCGGCCCGTTCCTCGGCGAGACCGCAGCCAAGCGTTCTCTTAACCAGCTGGCGCGCTGGTCGATGCGGCGTGCGCGCGCGGTGGTCGTGCGCGACATGCGATCGGCCGAGACGGTTCGCGCGCTCGTCCCGGGCGTCGACCCAGTCTACGCCGTCGATGTCGCCTTCGCCCTGACGTGGACGGCGCCGCTGCCGTCGGTGGGGGCGCCGCGAATCGGGATCAACGTCTCGGGGCTGCTGTGGCACGGCGGCCATACCGGCAAGGGTGAGTTTAAGCTGGGCTACGACTATCGCGCGCTGATGACGGGGCTGATCGAGACGCTTGTCGCGCGCGGTGACGTGACCGTCGAACTCATCTGTCACGTCAACGGGGAGCCGGGTTCGAACGAGGACGATGGCGCCGTCGCCGACGCTCTCGCCGCGCAATATCCCTCCTTGATCCGGGTCCCCGACTTCGCCTCGCCATCGGCGGCGAAGAGCCACATTGCCGGGCTGGACGCACTCGTGGCGGCGCGGATGCACGCGTGCATCGCCGCATTTTCGAGCGGTGTACCGGTGGTTCCGGTGTCGTACAGCCGCAAGTTCGAAGGGCTTTTCGGCTCGCTCGGCTACGACCGGCTGGTGCCCTTCACCGGCATGGGAACCGATGCCGCGCTCGCTTTCATCCTTGCCGCACTCGATCAGCGTGCGATATTGGCGACCGAGATAACGGCCGGATTGACCCGGGTCGAAGCGCGGCTCGACGCATATCGCGACGTACTGCGCACGTTGTTTCGCTCGCTTGGTAAGGGCTGA